The stretch of DNA TTCATCGAATGTCTTATATTCTCCTTCTAGTAACACCGATACAAAATGAGTAAACCAATACTTGACAAAGGTTTCCCCTTCCATTGTACTATGATAAGGATATGTTCTACCTTCTTTGACCACATAATTAAACTCGTTTTCAAGTGCTTTCACCAAATTGACTGGAACAGTTTTGTAGTCGTGGATATTGAACAAAGTCACTGTTTTGGTAGCATCTTTGGCCaacttgaaatttattgttgattcttTAACTTTTGGTGTGTCTTTAAAATTCCCATCAGCAAATGGAAGATCTTTAACTGACTCAAAAACTTCTTCGGAGTTCATCACTAAAACTGACTGTCACTCTAGGttgtaattgattgttattaaaaacttgaaatgAAGGGAAaacagaaagaaaaaaacgATAGTGGGGCAATGACTCAGTTTTATATACACCATGGAAATTTTTCAGAAACTCTCAATATAGGTTTGCGGGTACATATTGCCGGAAACGGAAATATAACCAATCACATAGTTCTAAGTTACTCTGGGGATAATAACTACAAGAGTGTCAGATAAGATAAAATAAACCTATTGACCCATTTTATAACAAAAGGAGTATCAGTATCTTGTTCTGTTAATGATTACTGTACTCAAAAGTTGAACGACTAATTTTAAACTATGTTGTTATTCAAGGAATGATTTGCAATTAAACTAGCtgtttgaattgtttatcCAAGCTTTATAATccataataatgaaaagaTTAGATgatttttagttttaatttaatGTTTCTGCAACTGGGAACAAAAGCATAATAACTCTTGATGATCTTCATCCTGcaaaaattaatcaaattcttccaCTTTGGTCCAGTATTCTACAGAAtgattttccaattcaaccaataaaaataatagagCCTTCTTGTTTTaacattgttgttgatgatagAACCATGGGattgaaaatcaaagaagCAATCATCTcttaaaaataaagaaagaattagataaagcacatcatcatcaaattgttatttttttttgtttacgTGGTCCTGTATATAAAGATGGTGTTTTTtcgaagaagaagaatagaAGTCACCAATTCCAATGAAACATACAAATTTCTCTTTACCACagatttttgttgaaattgattttttttttttgtttttttgacAAGAACAACTTAGTTTACTACTTCTTCcttgtttttattattgttttctttttctttaattgtcaccaaatcattattatagCAATATGGAAGAGTCACGAAAGAATGGTACCATTCATGAAagtatgtatatatatttactTTTCCCAAAGTCTCATGTCTTCTAGTGAATAAACAGAGTCAAGTTACTAACAAACAAACGTGTCTATTTTATAGCCCAACCACCACAAAACAAACGAGATAAGAAACGTACCAATATAGCAGGTcgattaaataaattggaattgacatttaaaaatgataGAGATATGTTTTATAGAAATCTGTTACATGAATTACAAAACAAGTTAGCCACATTACAACAAGGGAGcaatgaagaatttttatataaaaaaatgaatttagaAGAAGTTCGAGATTATGAATTAACTAAATTACGATTATGGGAAGAATATCAAGTCAAACGAATAGAAAGTGAATATCAAGAAGATTTAAATCGAGCTAAAGAACAACATGAtaaaatgataaaattgataaaagaaaaattgtatgataaattacaacaacaaatcaaacatCTAAAGgaagataaatttttaGTGAATTTAGTGAATGGTAAAAGTTGGATGAATCCCGAAGACCCCACGAATCAAGCATTCAATTCTGTTGCAATAGCCGAGTTAAATGCCAATGATAGAAGATCACTAAGGAAACGTGAATTAGCTGGCAGATTCAGTGTTGGCGAAGCAGCAGATTTGTCcgatggtggtggtggtagtggtgtGGGTGGAGGATCTGctgataatttttcatctgTTTATAATAATGGTGGGTATTCATCAGCAgggaaaagaagaagaatatatGCCACGAGGTATAGttcaaatgatgaattgagTTCAGGTACTACTAGTGGTATGCCACTAAATAATCATTCTAGCACTCGACAAAATGGGAATGCCACTAGTGGATATGAATCTAACTTGAGTGATAAAGATTATGATACTTTAAATGTTTTGATCATGGAGAATGAAGATGGAGGGGCTTCTTTGAATCTAACGGCAAAGAATGGTGGAGTTAGTCAACACAAGGTTCAGACCAGAGGTAGTAATAAACATTTTGTTGGTCCACAAGGATTAAAACCTGAGGAATTAAATGAAGATTTAACGTTACTACGGAATGCTATAGTTAAAAAAGATTAGTATTAGATTTCTTTATTGTAATAAATTATGTAATTGttagtttgtttgttgtgtAGTACCGAAAAagaatcaagaattaaagaggaggaggagaaaaaaaaaatctccTGTGATGTAAGTGCCGGAATGGAACGGGGTTAATTCCGAGATGGGGACGATAGATTTTTTGTTATATTTAACACGACTGCTTGTTATATTATGAAATCGCTTATTGAAGATTATTTTCGTATAGTTTGACATATGTTTTCTTTATAAATTtaagtattattatattgtttGTAGTTTAGAAAGTTCAGAGCTATTACAATCTTTATATACAATTGGATTTTAGAAGTGTTTTGTAACATCAattattcttttccttGGGTTTGGCCTATTTCTATATTAAACGATTTATAAACATGCTTATTCGGTAAAAGATGGCAACTTTTTACAACACCGACGTCttttaaattcttttcaaatgGTATTTTAGTAACAAATTGTGGATCAACACTGAGCACTTTGGTAATTGTAGAATATACCGGTAATTAAAACTATTGTAGTACAAGactttgtttcaatttttagactaaatttgttgaaaaatgagAAGTAAATCCGTTTGTTGATTAAACATCAGCAGGGAGTTGTTATGCACCAAACCCAACGAACTCACATACACATATTAcattcaaataaaataacaCTCACATTTCAATTAAACGTCTAGCtgtttattaaaaaaaataaaaaaaacttaaTATTGTATATAAAACAAGCTTGTTGTATATCTATTTTTCTGATTtagaatttattgaattagCTTCAGCTTGTACTTGTACTTGTTCTAAATCCTCTTTTGAAGAATCGTAAAGAATAATACCATTAGCTCTAGcattttctctttcttcaCGTTTATAAAGCCATAATACCACCATAGTCCAAACCGACAAGGCAAAAGCACTACAAGCTGTAAAAGTATAACCTTTCAAAAACCTTGGTGCTTCAACGGTTTTCCAAACAAGTACAGCAATCCATGCTGTTGATTGTTGAGCAAGCATATTCATTGACACTAATACAATTTGTCTTTCACGAATATCTCTTCGACAAATATCCCCCTGCCAGGAATATAATACTGGAGCCATGGCCCAACCGAAATATTGCATACACCAAGCAAACCATTTTGCTCTTTCTGGAATATGCCAAACTGCTAATAATACATTACCAAGgatattgaaaacttgAGTAAATAAAATAGCACCCCATCGAGATCTGAACAAATCAGCAAAAGTACTTGCTAAAATTAACCATATTAAACCTAAACCAGGTGTYAAAGCAGTATAATCTTGTAATTTCCCACCCGTAAATCTTTGATTGCCATCACTATCGGTTAAAGATTTTAACCATAATGCATAAGCACCGGAACTAGCATTAGAATTATTCCAACAGAAAATAGTCCATAAAGTTAAAACATAGAAATGCCATGaagtgaaaatttttttccaaatatctttattgaaaaaatatttaacgGCATTTTCTCTTGGTTTAGAATCTTTTTGATCAGCTTtcattcttcttcttgcaattctaatttcttcatcactCAAGAAAATACTATAACAATCTTGTGGTGTCCCCGGRATCATATAAAATCCAAAAATAGCAATAACAACAGAAATTATYCCATCGATAATAAAAATCCATTGCCATGCAGCATGACCAGCAGCACCATCTAAATGTCTAACTATAGTCCCTGATAAAAGCCCCGATGTAAGAATTCCAAGATATTGACCAAGATAATAAAACCCGGCTCGACGAGCAATTTCTCCTGTACTTGCTTTAAACCATGAAGCAAATAAGGCATGATATGCAAGATATGCAGGCGCTTCAAATGCTCCAATAAAAAATCTAAGAGCTTTTAATCCATGAACATTACCTGAACGATATAAACAAACTGTTAAGACTGACCAACCTAATTCTAACGCAGGTAAAACATAATTCAAGGGAAGRGCATAAACAATATACATGAATGGAATTTGGAAAATGATATTACCAACAGAAAACATTACACCGGTATTAACAAAATCATTACCTTTCATACCAAGACCTTCTTTTAATCCACCAACATAAGCATTAGTTAAATTCAGTTGATCAAGATATTTAACAAAATAAGCCGCYAAAGAATATAATGttaataaaatatcaattttcaTAATCACTCGACGTTCTTCAGGAGTATCATCTTCATGAAACCATTTATaccattttctttttgatttcacaTTACTAGTGACTCGATATTCATATTCATCGAAAAATTTCCACCATGGAcgatttttttcatcacgATATTCTAACACCACAGGAGTAGCCTTGGGTGTTGATGATATAAActtgatttcttctttagttttaagtttttccaaattggtttttgatattgatgcgacgtcatcatcattatcagaTGAAGGGGCTAAAGAGGAATTAGCCATGATGGTATCTGGATCTATAAAATTTCCAtgttcatcttcatcaacaattcttCTAGTTGGGAAAATCCCCCATTTCAATCTTGATATTGGTTCTGAAAAGAAAGACATGATTGTATTGGGGCTTGTCtttataatttgtttatttacaaaaaaatggaggaaatttttgaaactCTTATGGGGAATATCTAATGAATTTATAAGATAGATCTTAGGATAAAAGTATCTCCTTTAAGGGCTATATTAAAATAGAACaatgaaacaaataaacGGATAATAATAGTTGCAAATATCAATCCCATTCTCCCCACAAACTCATAAGATAATgttctttttctaaaacaaaaaaaaactgtgGCATCTAGATATAATTGGATAAAGATACCTACTACCAAATTTGACCAATTTTGTATTGGTATTGAGAATccaattataatatttagCAACGGCAATACGACCAAACACGGCTATTGAGTTGAGATATCTGAACCCTAAAAACACTTTTGaaccaaatttttaaaaaccTCATCTCCTTATTGGGAAAAAACACATAGCTATAagtaatttcaatttgtaaaGTTAATTGATTTCGTAAATTAGTATCCGTAAAAGACCCTATTTCTGTgtagttttgattttagcTGTAtgttttattcttttttttttagatcAAACTGATAACCATAAACTtgttaaattaaatcatctGACGCGAACAGACTTGCAAGATGAGTCAAAACCTTTTCCATTATGTGATGATGTGGTTgtaattaaatttgattgaatcGAGTTAATCACGAAATATAGACCCAGAATTTGGTTTGATTCTTCGAGTTATGTCCTTATGTGGCTCTTTTTTCGTTTTGTCAGTATAATctatcaagaaattgaaacttaATGAATGTTGGCAAGGGAGAGCAGTTTGTTGGATCAAGAACTttgtcattattattaacttGATAACTGTGGCAAAtgttcttttcttttttcttgtccCGTAAATGACGAGTTTTCAATAACGCCATATCAAGTgtgatttatcaaattcattattttaaAAGTTGCAAAATTTCTTGGCCAACTAGAATAGGAATAGGAATAGGAAATTGTGAACGTATGAAAAGGGAAATATAACCATCCATATCAATTAActattaacaataacaataatacaTATCAGTTATGGAacattgtttttgttgaatcCAGCCACGGCATTATAGCTTTGTTTGCTGTAAACAGCCTCTGATTTGTTAGATTAACAACCACTCAAAGTCATACAGTCAAGCTAACAATAA from Candida albicans SC5314 chromosome R, complete sequence encodes:
- a CDS encoding uncharacterized protein (Ortholog(s) have histone deacetylase activity), which encodes MEESRKNGTIHETQPPQNKRDKKRTNIAGRLNKLELTFKNDRDMFYRNSLHELQNKLATLQQGSNEEFLYKKMNLEEVRDYELTKLRLWEEYQVKRIESEYQEDLNRAKEQHDKMIKLIKEKLYDKLQQQIKHLKEDKFLVNLVNGKSWMNPEDPTNQAFNSVAIAELNANDRRSLRKRELAGRFSVGEAADLSDGGGGSGVGGGSADNFSSVYNNGGYSSAGKRRRIYATRYSSNDELSSGTTSGMPLNNHSSTRQNGNATSGYESNLSDKDYDTLNVLIMENEDGGASLNLTAKNGGVSQHKVQTRGSNKHFVGPQGLKPEELNEDLTLLRNAIVKKD
- a CDS encoding uncharacterized protein (Predicted membrane transporter, member of the anion:cation symporter (ACS) family, major facilitator superfamily (MFS); Gcn4p-regulated; flucytosine induced; ketoconazole-repressed; oxidative stress-induced via Cap1p); this encodes MSFFSEPISRLKWGIFPTRRIVDEDEHGNFIDPDTIMANSSLAPSSDNDDDVASISKTNLEKLKTKEEIKFISSTPKATPVVLEYRDEKNRPWWKFFDEYEYRVTSNVKSKRKWYKWFHEDDTPEERRVIMKIDILLTLYSLAAYFVKYLDQSNLTNAYVGGLKEGLGMKGNDFVNTGVMFSVGNIIFQIPFMYIVYALPLNYVLPALELGWSVLTVCLYRSGNVHGLKALRFFIGAFEAPAYLAYHALFASWFKASTGEIARRAGFYYLGQYLGILTSGLLSGTIVRHLDGAAGHAAWQWIFIIDGIISVVIAIFGFYMIPGTPQDCYSIFLSDEEIRIARRRMKADQKDSKPRENAVKYFFNKDIWKKIFTSWHFYVLTLWTIFCWNNSNASSGAYALWLKSLTDSDGNQRFTGGKLQDYTALTPGLGLIWLILASTFADLFRSRWGAILFTQVFNILGNVLLAVWHIPERAKWFAWCMQYFGWAMAPVLYSWQGDICRRDIRERQIVLVSMNMLAQQSTAWIAVLVWKTVEAPRFLKGYTFTACSAFALSVWTMVVLWLYKREERENARANGIILYDSSKEDLEQVQVQAEANSINSKSEK